The Chloroflexota bacterium genome window below encodes:
- a CDS encoding Hsp20/alpha crystallin family protein, producing MAVERWRPRWSLRAWEPFREMEEEMERFFEEWPFRGRPPFPWSRRALMAREWTPRVDMFDREDKVIVKVELPGVKREDIDVSVVGGVLTIKGERKGEENVRDEDYYCCERFRGSFYRAIQLPTEVDADRIEATYADGILEITLPKVPEIKPKKVSITIK from the coding sequence ATGGCTGTTGAACGATGGCGACCCAGGTGGTCGCTGCGGGCTTGGGAACCATTCCGAGAAATGGAAGAGGAGATGGAACGCTTCTTCGAGGAATGGCCCTTCCGTGGACGACCTCCATTCCCTTGGTCCCGACGCGCCTTGATGGCACGGGAGTGGACGCCCCGGGTAGATATGTTTGACCGCGAGGACAAGGTGATTGTCAAAGTTGAGTTACCCGGAGTCAAGAGGGAGGATATAGACGTCTCGGTAGTGGGTGGTGTCCTCACTATCAAAGGAGAGCGCAAAGGCGAAGAAAATGTCAGAGATGAAGATTACTACTGCTGCGAGCGCTTCCGTGGCAGTTTTTACCGGGCTATCCAGTTGCCCACGGAGGTAGATGCCGATAGAATTGAGGCCACTTATGCCGATGGCATTCTGGAGATCACCTTGCCCAAAGTACCCGAGATCAAACCGAAAAAGGTCAGCATCACGATCAAATAG
- a CDS encoding iron-sulfur cluster assembly scaffold protein encodes MYNEKVLAHFQEPRNVGVIQDADGVGQLGDASCGDVFIMFIKVQDNRLVDIKYLVQGCGAAIATCSALSELAKGLTLEEAMRLTDDDISTELGGLPLEKLHCSNLAATVLHRAIEDYRRRQMVDLHDWRSLYTRRMKR; translated from the coding sequence ATGTATAACGAGAAAGTGTTGGCTCACTTCCAAGAGCCTCGTAATGTAGGTGTCATACAGGATGCTGATGGTGTAGGCCAGTTGGGCGATGCATCCTGTGGTGACGTGTTCATCATGTTCATCAAAGTACAGGACAATCGCCTGGTGGACATCAAATATCTGGTACAAGGTTGCGGGGCTGCCATTGCTACCTGCAGCGCTTTGAGTGAACTGGCGAAGGGGCTCACATTGGAAGAAGCGATGCGCTTAACCGATGATGACATCTCAACGGAACTGGGCGGATTGCCCCTCGAGAAGTTACACTGCTCTAACCTGGCTGCCACCGTGTTACACCGCGCGATTGAGGACTATCGGCGGCGGCAGATGGTTGATTTACATGACTGGCGATCATTGTACACGCGTCGAATGAAGAGATAA
- a CDS encoding MBL fold metallo-hydrolase — MKVTCLVDNASLRGSRLWAEHGLSFLIETDAGQILFDAGQSGNVLSHNLAVMGITLANLDAIVLSHGHYDHTGGLREVLDRTRKVRLIAHPAVFEERFSRDGEKARSIGMPFSRNWLANMAHLELVTQPLEVLPSVWTTGEIYERPEPEGRSARHVIRDGEYWTPDPYRDDMALVLSTSIGLVVLCGCCHAGLLNSLEHVRRTFIGEVFAIVGGTHLETADHAHLARVIHILKELGSPRLYLNHCTGERAFVALSTAFGDAVLPCPAGTLLHFS; from the coding sequence GTGAAAGTGACCTGCTTGGTGGACAATGCATCCCTGCGTGGTAGCCGTCTTTGGGCAGAGCACGGGCTATCTTTCCTGATCGAAACGGATGCCGGTCAGATACTCTTCGATGCCGGGCAAAGCGGCAATGTTCTTAGCCATAACCTGGCCGTGATGGGCATAACCCTGGCTAACTTGGATGCCATCGTCCTCAGCCACGGCCACTATGACCATACCGGGGGCCTGAGAGAAGTTCTAGATCGCACTCGCAAGGTTCGTCTGATTGCGCACCCTGCCGTATTCGAAGAGCGCTTCTCGCGGGATGGAGAGAAAGCGCGCTCCATTGGCATGCCTTTCTCTCGGAACTGGCTAGCTAACATGGCCCACCTTGAATTGGTGACACAGCCCCTAGAAGTCCTTCCCAGCGTTTGGACTACGGGGGAGATCTACGAGCGCCCAGAGCCCGAAGGGCGCAGTGCCCGGCATGTAATCCGCGATGGAGAATATTGGACTCCAGACCCTTATCGTGACGATATGGCACTGGTATTATCCACGAGCATAGGGTTAGTCGTGCTGTGTGGCTGCTGCCATGCCGGGTTATTGAACAGCCTGGAGCACGTCCGCCGCACCTTCATTGGCGAGGTCTTTGCCATCGTTGGGGGAACTCATTTGGAAACCGCCGATCATGCCCACCTGGCTCGAGTTATCCATATCCTAAAGGAACTAGGTTCCCCACGGCTCTATTTAAACCATTGCACCGGCGAACGAGCCTTCGTTGCGCTTTCCACAGCCTTTGGCGACGCTGTCTTGCCCTGCCCGGCAGGCACGCTGTTACATTTCAGTTGA
- a CDS encoding DUF5320 family protein, with amino-acid sequence MKIAVSATGTDLGAEVAPVFGRCPYYLFVDTDTMQFEAVQNPTVSAPGGAGIQAAQFVISRGARAVLTGNVGPNAFGVFQAAGVSIYPIAGGTVQEAISAYKEGRLQALGGATASPYAGMGMGWGGRRGMGGRWSAGTEGGMTPPAPLTSSPTSLRQEELSALREMASDLQKRLDEVMERLKKLEGESKQ; translated from the coding sequence ATGAAAATCGCCGTAAGTGCTACTGGCACCGACCTTGGGGCAGAAGTTGCTCCAGTGTTCGGTCGCTGTCCCTACTACTTGTTTGTAGATACAGATACGATGCAGTTCGAGGCTGTGCAGAACCCGACTGTCTCGGCCCCAGGGGGTGCTGGCATCCAGGCAGCCCAATTTGTCATCAGTCGCGGCGCGCGGGCTGTCTTGACCGGCAACGTGGGACCGAATGCCTTTGGGGTTTTTCAGGCCGCAGGGGTCTCCATTTACCCGATCGCAGGAGGCACTGTGCAGGAGGCCATCAGTGCCTACAAAGAGGGTCGCTTGCAGGCCCTGGGTGGAGCCACAGCCAGTCCGTACGCGGGTATGGGAATGGGCTGGGGCGGGAGACGCGGTATGGGAGGCAGATGGAGTGCGGGGACAGAGGGGGGCATGACACCGCCGGCACCACTCACTTCATCCCCAACATCCCTCCGCCAGGAAGAACTCTCCGCCTTGCGAGAAATGGCCTCGGACCTCCAAAAGCGACTGGATGAGGTCATGGAGCGGCTGAAGAAATTGGAAGGGGAGTCTAAGCAGTGA
- a CDS encoding 4Fe-4S binding protein, producing the protein MIGVIAHVGYFLALAPNELLKTRGTRVMIYVQPDKCAGCSTCIEVCPVEAIHLVDGVATIEQEKCTECQACVTACPEGAIQVITEPVHLPVAQTGPGVIQITSYPTSRSPQAKIVPALGAMASLVRREIVPRLGPYLLDILARRLGHPGPRVGGGPPSATETGHRFRLRRRGR; encoded by the coding sequence ATGATAGGGGTCATTGCTCATGTCGGCTACTTCTTGGCTTTGGCACCAAATGAATTACTCAAAACGAGAGGTACGCGTGTAATGATATATGTGCAGCCCGATAAATGTGCTGGCTGTAGCACCTGCATAGAGGTCTGCCCGGTTGAGGCCATCCACCTAGTGGATGGCGTGGCAACCATCGAACAGGAGAAGTGTACTGAATGCCAAGCCTGTGTGACTGCATGTCCAGAGGGAGCCATCCAAGTCATAACTGAACCGGTCCATCTTCCGGTGGCACAGACTGGCCCTGGGGTAATCCAGATCACATCCTATCCGACTTCCCGCTCCCCGCAGGCCAAAATCGTGCCCGCCCTGGGCGCAATGGCCTCCCTCGTCAGGCGAGAGATCGTGCCCCGTCTGGGTCCTTACTTGCTCGATATCCTAGCCCGGCGGTTAGGCCATCCAGGCCCCAGAGTTGGAGGAGGCCCCCCATCGGCCACGGAGACGGGCCACCGTTTCCGCCTGCGTCGTCGAGGCCGGTGA
- a CDS encoding dinitrogenase iron-molybdenum cofactor biosynthesis protein, with translation MKIAAVTEDGVTISQHFGRAPFYLVLTIEDGKIVARETRDKMGHAQFAGQPQAEEAHRADPRGHGFDAAAQSRHTRMAAAIADCQVLLARGMGAGAYESMRQYGITPIITDIPDVETAVRAYIDGTIVDHTELLH, from the coding sequence ATGAAAATCGCCGCTGTGACGGAAGATGGGGTGACTATCAGTCAGCACTTTGGCCGCGCCCCTTTCTATCTCGTCCTGACCATCGAGGACGGAAAAATCGTTGCCCGTGAAACCCGCGACAAGATGGGCCATGCCCAGTTTGCTGGTCAGCCACAGGCCGAAGAGGCCCACAGGGCCGACCCGCGTGGTCACGGCTTTGATGCAGCCGCGCAGAGCCGCCACACGCGGATGGCCGCCGCCATCGCCGATTGCCAAGTGCTTCTGGCCCGTGGGATGGGGGCGGGGGCCTATGAAAGTATGAGGCAGTACGGAATCACGCCGATCATTACCGATATCCCGGATGTCGAGACAGCAGTCCGAGCCTACATAGATGGCACGATCGTGGATCATACCGAACTGTTGCACTGA
- a CDS encoding zinc ABC transporter substrate-binding protein, which translates to MHVVVSIAPLADFVAQVGGDRVTVTTLIPPGASPHTYEPTPAQVKEVAQARLLVLNGVGLEFWADKVVQSASNPNLIVVDTSQGIDILEGDEHEPTGNPHIWLNPRNAIVQVEHIRDALIQADPPHQTEYEARAAAYIAQLEALDTELAARVSGWSQKQFIAFHPAWIYFAQRYGLKQVAVIERTPGREPSPAELAEIINTARQIGARAIFAEPQFSAKAAQTIAEETGAQVLFLNPLGEEKEFVSYLDMMRYNIEQMEQALK; encoded by the coding sequence TTGCACGTAGTTGTGAGCATCGCCCCCTTGGCCGACTTCGTTGCCCAAGTGGGAGGTGATCGGGTTACAGTGACCACGCTGATCCCACCCGGGGCCAGCCCACACACCTACGAGCCCACACCCGCACAAGTAAAAGAGGTTGCCCAGGCCCGGTTATTGGTGCTCAACGGCGTGGGATTGGAGTTCTGGGCCGACAAGGTGGTGCAGAGTGCCAGCAATCCCAACCTGATTGTGGTGGACACATCTCAGGGCATTGACATCCTAGAGGGGGATGAGCATGAGCCCACAGGCAACCCTCATATCTGGCTGAACCCGCGAAATGCCATCGTTCAAGTAGAACATATTCGGGATGCCCTCATTCAGGCTGATCCCCCGCACCAGACCGAGTATGAAGCCCGTGCCGCGGCTTACATTGCCCAGTTGGAGGCCTTGGACACAGAATTGGCTGCACGAGTGAGCGGCTGGTCGCAAAAGCAGTTCATCGCCTTTCACCCTGCCTGGATTTACTTCGCCCAGCGTTACGGTCTAAAACAGGTGGCAGTCATCGAGCGGACGCCCGGACGCGAACCATCGCCGGCGGAATTGGCAGAGATTATCAATACAGCACGGCAGATCGGAGCCAGAGCCATTTTCGCTGAACCCCAGTTCTCTGCCAAGGCTGCACAAACCATCGCCGAGGAGACTGGAGCACAGGTGCTCTTCCTCAACCCACTGGGAGAGGAGAAAGAATTTGTCTCTTATCTGGACATGATGCGGTATAATATAGAGCAGATGGAACAGGCGCTGAAATAG
- a CDS encoding cupin domain-containing protein, producing the protein MQIKHAMDVLAEPIENVPGVTIRWLWAEADGAPTFALRMFEVQPNASTPYHAHPYEHQVFILSGQAKLRGANQEQTLSVGDTALVLPNELHQFSNAGLETLRFLCAIPLRR; encoded by the coding sequence ATGCAAATCAAACACGCAATGGACGTCCTGGCCGAACCAATCGAGAATGTGCCAGGAGTAACAATTCGCTGGCTGTGGGCTGAGGCCGATGGCGCACCCACTTTTGCTCTGCGCATGTTCGAGGTGCAGCCCAATGCTTCCACGCCATATCACGCTCACCCTTACGAGCACCAGGTGTTCATCCTGAGTGGGCAGGCTAAGTTACGAGGCGCGAACCAAGAGCAAACTCTCTCGGTCGGCGACACCGCACTGGTACTGCCTAACGAATTGCACCAGTTCAGCAATGCCGGACTAGAGACATTGCGTTTCCTGTGTGCTATCCCGCTGCGCAGATAA
- a CDS encoding metal ABC transporter ATP-binding protein, which yields MSSAPLIELREVTVTYGDQPALENVTLTVYAGEHLALLGPNGSGKTTLLKTIVGLIRPISGTVRVFGVPPWELGNKRGQIGYVPQVHQIDLHFPLRVFDAVLMGRYGRIGLVRRPAKEDLEATWRALERVGIRHLARRSIGQLSGGQRQRVFIARALATEPALLLLDEPTTGVDVATTESLYEFLMSLQKEGLTIVVASHDVGVVAQYVDRVACLNRQLVAHGRPEEVLGGEVLECMYGPQAAFLGHGQVPHMVVARPPHQRGE from the coding sequence ATGTCGTCTGCACCGCTCATCGAATTGAGGGAAGTAACCGTAACCTATGGTGATCAGCCAGCGTTAGAAAACGTCACTCTGACTGTCTACGCAGGGGAGCACCTAGCATTACTTGGACCCAATGGCTCCGGCAAAACGACCCTCCTAAAGACCATTGTGGGGCTTATCCGCCCGATTTCGGGCACGGTCCGGGTGTTCGGCGTACCGCCCTGGGAACTAGGCAATAAACGCGGGCAGATCGGATATGTGCCGCAAGTCCACCAGATCGATCTCCATTTTCCCCTTCGCGTGTTCGATGCAGTGCTGATGGGGCGTTATGGACGGATCGGGCTGGTGCGTCGCCCGGCGAAAGAGGATCTGGAAGCCACCTGGCGAGCCTTGGAGCGGGTGGGAATAAGACACCTGGCGCGTCGGTCTATCGGACAACTGTCAGGCGGCCAGCGACAGCGGGTTTTCATCGCCCGAGCGCTGGCTACCGAGCCTGCACTGCTTTTGCTGGATGAACCAACCACTGGCGTGGACGTGGCAACCACCGAGAGTTTGTACGAATTCCTAATGTCCCTGCAGAAAGAAGGCCTCACGATAGTAGTGGCTTCGCACGATGTGGGGGTTGTGGCCCAGTACGTAGACCGGGTGGCCTGTCTCAACCGCCAATTAGTTGCCCATGGCAGGCCCGAAGAAGTACTGGGGGGAGAGGTGTTAGAATGCATGTATGGCCCCCAGGCAGCCTTCTTGGGCCATGGCCAAGTGCCCCATATGGTAGTGGCCCGACCACCCCACCAGCGGGGAGAATAG
- a CDS encoding metal ABC transporter permease yields the protein MHVWPPGSLLGPWPSAPYGSGPTTPPAGRIEIVFDILTYTFMQRALLASVLIGTVCATIGVYVVLRGLSFIGAGISHASFGGVALGFLLDIDPMWTAVVFCVATAWGIAWVSSRSRVKEDTAVGIFFAATMALGILLIGLMREYNVDLFGYLFGSVLAVTTSDLWISGFLGLGVLTTVVIFFKELLFITFDPEMAQVSGLPAGALHTLLLTLMALSIVLSIKVVGIILVSALIVIPAAAAHQLTRDFRQMMGLSVLIGNLSAVAGLFLSYWLNTASGATIVLTATVLFFLAALFSPHRQSGTTA from the coding sequence ATGCATGTATGGCCCCCAGGCAGCCTTCTTGGGCCATGGCCAAGTGCCCCATATGGTAGTGGCCCGACCACCCCACCAGCGGGGAGAATAGAGATCGTGTTCGATATACTGACCTACACCTTTATGCAACGTGCCCTACTGGCCTCGGTGCTCATTGGCACAGTATGTGCTACCATCGGGGTTTATGTTGTTTTGAGAGGTCTATCCTTTATTGGCGCAGGTATTTCCCACGCCAGTTTTGGTGGAGTCGCGTTGGGGTTCCTGTTAGACATTGACCCAATGTGGACCGCTGTGGTCTTCTGCGTGGCTACTGCCTGGGGAATCGCCTGGGTCAGTTCGCGAAGCAGGGTGAAAGAAGATACAGCGGTTGGCATCTTCTTCGCTGCGACGATGGCTCTGGGGATTCTGCTAATCGGACTCATGCGGGAATACAACGTCGATCTCTTTGGCTATCTGTTTGGCTCTGTCCTGGCTGTCACAACCAGCGACCTTTGGATCAGCGGGTTTCTGGGCTTAGGCGTGCTGACAACGGTGGTGATATTCTTTAAAGAACTCCTATTCATCACCTTTGACCCAGAGATGGCCCAGGTGAGCGGCTTGCCCGCTGGCGCCTTGCACACCTTGTTGCTGACATTGATGGCCTTAAGCATCGTACTCTCCATCAAAGTAGTTGGCATCATTCTCGTCTCAGCGCTCATTGTCATTCCAGCAGCTGCTGCCCACCAACTAACCCGGGACTTTCGCCAAATGATGGGCCTATCCGTACTCATTGGCAACTTATCGGCGGTGGCGGGTCTTTTCTTGTCCTATTGGCTGAATACAGCCTCTGGGGCGACGATAGTGCTGACAGCCACTGTCTTGTTTTTTCTCGCTGCGCTCTTCTCACCCCATCGCCAGTCGGGGACAACAGCGTAG
- a CDS encoding Mrp/NBP35 family ATP-binding protein: protein MITEQKIREALKGVIDPELRKSIVELGMVRDIVVKDGKVRFRLALTTLACPLKDKIVQDAKAAVLALESVQEVEVEVTEMTAEEREQVVSAQEATPLAAHLNDIRHTIAVMSGKGGVGKSLVTALLAVGLRHEGHRVGILDADITGPSIPKMFGLADRPSQSPLGILPVRSKLGIGIMSINLLLPFEDAAVIWRGPLISGAIKQFWGDVFWGDLDYLLVDLPPGTADAPLTVMQSLPLNGVVLVTSPQELAGMVVRKAAQMASQLQVPILGLIENMSYFQCPDNDQPYDIFGPSHAEETARRLGVPLLGRLPIEPRLSQLCDQGAIEAYPTETFAPIVARLIEVIPERKTTPLFS, encoded by the coding sequence ATGATCACTGAGCAAAAAATTCGTGAAGCGCTGAAAGGGGTGATAGATCCTGAGCTAAGAAAAAGCATCGTCGAGTTGGGGATGGTGCGTGATATTGTGGTGAAGGACGGGAAAGTGCGCTTTCGCCTAGCACTGACCACACTGGCCTGCCCTCTTAAGGACAAAATTGTCCAGGATGCCAAGGCCGCGGTACTGGCCCTAGAGAGTGTGCAAGAAGTAGAAGTCGAAGTGACGGAAATGACTGCTGAGGAGCGGGAACAGGTTGTCTCTGCCCAAGAGGCGACCCCGTTGGCAGCACATCTCAATGACATTCGCCACACGATCGCCGTAATGAGTGGAAAGGGAGGCGTAGGCAAATCTTTGGTGACTGCCCTGTTGGCTGTGGGTCTAAGACACGAAGGACATAGAGTGGGCATTCTCGATGCCGACATCACCGGCCCCAGTATTCCAAAAATGTTCGGCTTGGCAGACAGGCCAAGTCAGAGCCCTTTGGGCATCCTCCCGGTGCGAAGCAAACTAGGCATCGGGATCATGTCCATCAACTTGTTGCTCCCCTTCGAGGACGCTGCCGTGATCTGGCGCGGCCCCTTGATCAGTGGGGCGATCAAACAATTCTGGGGCGATGTTTTCTGGGGTGATCTGGACTACCTGCTGGTAGACCTACCACCAGGCACGGCTGACGCGCCTCTCACCGTGATGCAAAGCCTGCCGCTGAATGGGGTAGTGTTAGTTACCTCACCCCAGGAATTGGCGGGCATGGTGGTCCGCAAGGCCGCGCAAATGGCCTCGCAGCTACAGGTACCTATCCTGGGCCTAATTGAGAACATGAGTTACTTCCAGTGCCCGGACAACGACCAGCCTTACGATATCTTCGGCCCCAGCCACGCCGAAGAGACCGCCAGGCGGCTGGGAGTACCTTTATTAGGTCGGTTGCCAATCGAACCCCGCCTCTCGCAATTATGCGACCAGGGGGCGATTGAGGCATACCCAACAGAAACCTTCGCACCCATCGTCGCACGATTGATCGAGGTAATACCGGAGCGGAAAACAACACCGCTCTTCAGTTAG
- a CDS encoding zinc ribbon domain-containing protein: MPIYEYRCDNCGEHVEIRCQQGEATPICPHCGGSRLTRVFSAPYLISGRMHREAGKTCCGREERCVTPPCSVEGSCQRG; this comes from the coding sequence ATGCCAATCTACGAATACCGCTGTGACAACTGCGGGGAGCATGTGGAAATTCGATGTCAGCAAGGCGAGGCCACACCTATCTGTCCACACTGTGGCGGCTCTCGCCTTACGAGAGTCTTCTCCGCGCCCTACCTCATAAGTGGGCGGATGCACCGAGAAGCAGGAAAAACATGTTGTGGGCGAGAGGAACGCTGTGTGACACCGCCCTGCTCCGTAGAGGGAAGTTGTCAGCGTGGCTAA
- a CDS encoding Neelaredoxin: protein MATLGERIQSADWKKEKHVPVIECPDQVKPGEFFEVKVSLGKEIAHPNTTEHHIRWISLFYQPEGEKFIYHVGHFEFSAHGESTAGPNEGPVYTHHEVTSSMKISKPGTLHALALCNIHGLWESTKEIGLL, encoded by the coding sequence ATGGCAACACTTGGGGAACGAATTCAAAGCGCCGACTGGAAGAAAGAGAAGCACGTTCCGGTCATCGAGTGCCCAGACCAGGTGAAACCAGGTGAGTTTTTTGAAGTGAAAGTCAGCCTGGGAAAAGAGATCGCCCATCCGAACACAACGGAACATCACATCCGTTGGATCTCGCTGTTCTACCAGCCCGAGGGAGAGAAGTTCATTTATCACGTGGGCCACTTTGAGTTCTCCGCTCACGGTGAGTCTACCGCAGGGCCGAACGAGGGACCAGTGTACACGCATCACGAGGTAACATCCTCGATGAAGATCAGCAAACCCGGTACGCTTCATGCCCTGGCTCTCTGCAACATCCACGGACTATGGGAGAGCACCAAAGAAATTGGGCTGCTCTAA
- a CDS encoding CooT family nickel-binding protein, which yields MCQATVYLIQESQECEVMRDVILLERTENGVRLHTFFEEPKMLPAQVQQVDFLKHTVTLVALEKHGG from the coding sequence ATGTGTCAAGCAACCGTCTACCTGATTCAAGAAAGTCAGGAATGCGAGGTTATGCGGGACGTGATCCTGCTGGAGCGCACCGAAAATGGGGTGCGGCTTCACACGTTCTTCGAGGAACCTAAGATGCTACCTGCACAGGTACAACAGGTTGACTTTCTGAAACACACAGTCACTCTGGTAGCGTTGGAAAAGCACGGAGGGTGA
- a CDS encoding radical SAM protein, producing the protein MSLLYGPVPSWRLGRSLGVDPISASGKTCSFDCIYCQLGRTKHGISERRPFVEPSRLAEELSAIHDLPIDYVTFSGTGEPTLAANLADLVAVVREALPDCPIAILTNASLMPRRDVRRDLALFDTVVAKVDAPDDALLRQINRPFAPYNLAHILLGIRRFREEFGGKLALQMMFIEANRTRAREMAEIARGLSPDEVQLNTPLRPSPERPLSPAAMEQIERAFAGLPVLNVYRAERPAVMPLDEGEMRRRRPAERVE; encoded by the coding sequence GTGAGCCTACTTTACGGGCCGGTGCCTTCCTGGCGACTGGGGCGTTCATTGGGAGTGGACCCAATCTCCGCCTCGGGCAAGACCTGTTCATTCGACTGCATCTACTGCCAGTTAGGACGGACCAAGCATGGGATCTCAGAGCGGCGGCCATTTGTCGAACCATCCCGATTGGCAGAGGAACTATCCGCCATCCATGACCTACCTATAGATTACGTGACCTTTTCGGGGACAGGGGAGCCCACTCTTGCTGCTAACTTGGCGGATCTGGTGGCGGTAGTGCGAGAGGCCCTGCCCGACTGTCCTATCGCTATCTTGACGAACGCCTCTCTAATGCCTCGGAGAGACGTGCGGCGGGATTTAGCCCTCTTTGACACTGTGGTCGCGAAAGTGGACGCACCGGATGACGCGTTGTTACGCCAAATCAATCGTCCCTTCGCTCCGTACAACCTAGCCCATATCCTATTGGGTATCAGACGGTTCCGGGAGGAATTCGGGGGAAAACTGGCCTTACAAATGATGTTCATCGAAGCCAACCGTACCCGAGCAAGGGAGATGGCTGAGATCGCGCGGGGGCTTTCACCCGATGAGGTGCAACTGAACACGCCGCTGCGGCCCAGCCCAGAGCGGCCTTTAAGCCCGGCGGCGATGGAGCAGATTGAGAGGGCCTTTGCAGGATTGCCAGTTCTGAACGTATACCGAGCAGAGCGGCCGGCGGTGATGCCCCTGGATGAGGGGGAAATGCGGCGGAGGCGACCGGCGGAAAGGGTCGAATGA
- a CDS encoding Rubrerythrin, protein MPEFLNPFSGKLPDRKLTTEELIRAIRLDLAAEHEAVHLYMAHADATDHPLAKKVLIDIANEERVHAGEFSRLLAILTGDEEKWLAEGAKEVEEMATDLGTTRAASRG, encoded by the coding sequence ATGCCCGAGTTCCTCAATCCCTTCAGTGGGAAGTTGCCCGACCGCAAACTCACAACTGAGGAGTTGATTCGGGCCATTCGACTAGACCTTGCTGCCGAGCATGAGGCAGTTCACCTCTATATGGCACATGCGGACGCCACCGACCACCCCTTGGCCAAAAAGGTGTTGATAGATATCGCCAATGAAGAGCGAGTCCACGCTGGGGAATTCAGCCGCCTGCTTGCCATCCTGACGGGGGATGAGGAGAAGTGGTTGGCAGAGGGTGCTAAGGAGGTAGAAGAAATGGCTACCGACCTTGGCACAACCAGGGCGGCCAGCCGCGGCTAA
- a CDS encoding transcriptional repressor produces MSCQSALVKELRARGFRFTPQREMILEAMHHMPDYMTAEEIHEKVRTISTRVDIATVYRTLELLQEMGFVNSIETGAKERRYELVGVEPSHPHLVCQSCGKVLRATCSDFEPLASLLEATYGFRVAVDRLSILGRCAACRDASPDARDSQKGQ; encoded by the coding sequence ATGTCCTGCCAAAGTGCCCTCGTGAAAGAGCTACGTGCGCGAGGATTTCGATTTACTCCCCAGCGGGAGATGATCCTCGAGGCCATGCATCACATGCCCGATTATATGACTGCGGAAGAGATCCACGAGAAGGTACGCACAATAAGTACACGTGTAGATATCGCGACGGTATACCGTACCTTGGAGCTGCTCCAGGAAATGGGATTCGTCAATTCTATCGAGACGGGAGCAAAGGAGCGACGCTATGAACTTGTAGGAGTCGAGCCCTCTCATCCTCATCTCGTCTGTCAGTCTTGTGGAAAGGTGTTGAGAGCCACGTGTTCGGATTTCGAACCCCTAGCATCTCTTCTGGAGGCTACGTACGGCTTCCGAGTAGCGGTTGATCGCCTGAGCATCCTCGGTCGCTGTGCTGCCTGTCGAGACGCCTCCCCTGATGCCCGGGATTCGCAGAAGGGGCAATGA
- a CDS encoding DUF5320 domain-containing protein, with protein sequence MRHRWLYYATGQPGWMRFGFSPGWVGRSASGLGPCAEYLMTGRWPTPAMAAWGAPMWPFAAPAPGAMSPQQEAQMLKSQAEALKAQLDAITKRIEELEKQAT encoded by the coding sequence GTGCGACACCGATGGTTGTACTACGCTACAGGGCAGCCCGGCTGGATGCGCTTCGGCTTTAGCCCCGGCTGGGTGGGACGGAGCGCCAGTGGCCTGGGACCCTGCGCTGAGTACTTGATGACCGGTCGTTGGCCCACCCCAGCGATGGCTGCGTGGGGGGCACCGATGTGGCCTTTCGCAGCCCCAGCGCCCGGCGCTATGTCGCCACAGCAAGAGGCCCAGATGCTGAAATCACAAGCAGAAGCCCTGAAAGCACAACTGGATGCCATTACAAAGCGCATCGAGGAATTAGAAAAACAAGCCACATAA